The window TCATTAGATGCTTCGCCTGCATCCGGAGTATCTACAGGTACCGCAACCATGGGTGATACTTCCGTACAAGATACATATGGAGCTAGTTCAATAGCAATTAACGCAGTTCCTAGCTCAACACCAACACCTTCTACTAGAGCATCATTAAACTGGGCGCAGTTCGATCCGGCAACATCACAGATTACTAGCCCAAATCCAGGCACTGGAGTCTGTGATGGTTGGTGTACTGATCCGACGTACGATTTACCAGCTGGACGTAAAGCACACGCTATGGTTGCGTACAACGGTTATCTTTATGTTATCGGTGGTTTAGATTCCGGAGGCAATCGAGTGTCTACAATATATATTGCAAAACTTGGAGCAAACGGCGAGCCGCAATTATGGCACCCAACTGATAAAAACCCAGATAACTGGCTATATTGGTATAGCGACAGCGGCTTGAGTAGCGGGACAGCGCGCAGCTACATGTCAGCGGTTGCGTATCGAGACAGGATGTATATTTTGGGAGGAGACACAGACTCTAGTCCTGGTGGTATCACGACGGTCGAAGTGGCAGATATATTACCGAACGGGACATTAAGTGCTTGGAGCACCTCTGGCATGCAAGCCTTACCTAGTGGTGCTGGTACCCATATGATGGGTGTAGAAATCTACAATGATGTCATGTATGTGTTGGGTGGATTTGAGGGAGTGACTACATCGTCTTCTAACTTACGCAGCTCGGTATACTATAGTCGCCTCGATAGCGACGGCTCAATGAACACATGGCAAACTGGGGATAGTTTTAGTACTGCTAGATCTACTTTCGGAGGTAATTTTAGCTATATATGGGGAGCATATATATACATATCTGGTGGTTGTACAACCGTTAACGGTAGCGGTTACTGCACGGCTTTTGCAGAGGATATGCAGGTAATTAGTATCAATTCTGACGGCAGTTTAGATGGCTGGCATGATATGGGTATTAGTACAGCAAGGTTTGGCTATAATCTAGTAGGTTGGCAAGGTGGACTCTATCGAATCGGTGGCTGTACAGAGCAAGACAGCAGCACCGGAGAGTGCATCGCTTCTTTAGCAGATGTTGATTTTGGTATCGTTAACCCGGCGGGAGAAGTTTCAACGGTTAGTATTTCTGAGCCCTCAGGCAGCGGTGATTGTACGGGTGGATCTCCATTTGACTGTGATTTGCCTCCACCAGGGGATGATGCTGGAGAAGGCGGACAGTTGTTGGCAATGTCGGTTATCTTAAATGGGTATCTGTATGTTATTGGAGGGTGCGTAGATTATGACTGTAACGGCACAACTCCGGCGAGTGATGATTATGATGCAACTGGCAACACCTCGTATGTAGCCATAGCCTCAGATGGAGGGCTAACAAAACCTACATCTTGCAGTGGTACCAGTTATGGTGCTTGGTGCGTAGATTCAACCAATAAGATAAACAATACTGGTAACAACCAAACAGACGGTGTAGCTGCGGCTGGCGTGACAACTTTTAATAACCGAATTTATATAGTTGGAGGTTTGACCGGTAATGGTATATCAACCAACATTTACTATAATTCGACCAATTCCGACGGAAGTTTATCTGGGGCTTGGTCATCTGTCGATACGACTACGGTTGGTGCTACAGACGTAGCCTATACGTACTCTTTTGCTCGAGCAAACCCATCATCTGCAGGCACCAATCCTGGTAACCTATATATCTTGGGTGGTTGTGGCACAATTTCAACTGGTGCTGGATGTGGTTCGAGCGACTACCGACAAGAAGTTTACAAGTGCAATATTACTACATCAGGAGCAGTTTCTGGTTGTTCTACTAGTGGTCAGTTACAGATTGACTCAACTCCTGGCTATGGTAGTAGTGGTGATGGACTAGGAATTCACTCTGGGACCCTATACGCTAATTATATTTTCTTGATCGGTGGCTACAGCCAGTCCGAGGCTGATAAAGATGATGTTCTGTATGCAAAAATCGACAACAGCAATAATATAGTTGCTGTGAGTGGTAGTGACTGGATAGAGTCATCGTATAAGCTGTCGGTAGGTAGGCGTCGTGGCTGGGCTTTTGGCTACAATGGTCACATATATTCCCTAGGTGGATATGATGCAAGTGGTGGGGGCGTCGGCGGGATTATCCCATTCATTGAGTGGTCAAAAATGAATGTCAGTGATGGTAGTATTGATGAGTTTATTACATCAAGTATCACCATAAATCAGAGGTGGGGATTAACAGTTGCTGTTTCAAATGCCTATGCCTATGTTATAGGAGGTTGTGATGTGGGTGCCGCTCCTAGTAGCTGTTCTAGTTTTGAGCCATCAGTACAGACCTTCCAGCTTTATAATAACGATAGTGGCTCTATAGCAGACTTCACAACTCAATCAGATCAAACATTTACTACCGATACAGACAGATGGGGCGCAAGTTCGGTGGTCTATAACGGATATCTATATGTAGCTGGTGGATGCATTAGCGCTACCGATTGCACAGATGCCACGAGCAGTGTTCAGTATGCAGCGATTAATGCTGCCGATGGTAGTGTTGGTACATGGTCGGCAGGTGGAAGCTTGCCGGCCGATAGAGCTTGGGGAAGCTTAGAAGAAGTGGGTGGAACACTATATTACATTGGCGGTCAGGATGACACTGCTACCAATGAACAGTCAACGGTCTATTACACCTCGTCTATCTCTTCGGGTAATCCAACCTGGAATGGGACTGCGGCCACAAATGGCTTGCCTGCAGCAAGAACCAAATTTGGATCGACTGTATGGAATGACAGAATGTATGTGGTTGGTGGGTTAGATGGGAGCGCTACTTCAGCATCAACTGTGTATGTGAGCCCAAAACTTAGCACTGGCGGTGATATAACTAGCTCTTGGTCGTCAAGCACTGCCTTCAATGTGGCTAGGTCTGGCTTAGCCGTTACTTCATATGCCAATAATCTATATATATTTGGTGGCTACGACGGCACAAACTATCTTTCAGACGTTCAATTTGCGTCTATAGGCTATAAGACAGGCACGATAAGTCAGTCTGGCACCACCACAGTCACAGGTAGTGGTACATCTTGGACGACAGCAATGGAAGGTAGTCAGCTACTTTACGGCGATGGTTATACAGCTACAATTGTGACAGTTTCTAGCACAACATCGATGACGGTAGATATTAGTAGGACGGTCAGTGCTGGCTCTATCTATACTATTGATGATGGTTCGGTGGGTTCATGGTCCTATACCAAAAGTCTATCTGGCTCGCTCAGAAATTCTAAAGCGCTATCTGCGAATGGCTACGTATATCTAGTCGGTGGACGATCGGCAACCTCAACCTGTAAGCCAAAAGTACTGATTGCTCCAATAAGCGCCAATACCACAATTGCAACTGGTAATAACCCAACGGGCGTAGGCGAGTGGTACGAAACTAACACACGTTATGACGGTGGAAGATATGGGGTTGCAGCAGCTTATTATAACGGCAAAATATACACTATGGGCGGTGGCTGTACATCGCCACTTGGGACGGCCTATACTACTGGGACAATGTCTCAATCTGGCACCACAGTAACTGGTAGCGGTACTAACTGGACAGACAACTACATTGGCTCGACGATAACATACCACGATGCAACCACGGCAAAAATTATTAGCGTAAATAGTACCACTTCCTTGACAGTCGATACTAGTAAAACAGTCTCAGCCGGTAACACATATTCGATTACCCCTAATCGTCATTTCTTGTCGTCTGTAAACTCGCAACCCCAAGTGGCTGCCTATTCAAGGTTAATTGATACCGATACCGACGTATTCCCGAATTCTTGGCTAATGAATGGACTAGATAACTCGATTGGCGCTAGGTGGCGAGTTAGCTATAAGACTATGAACGATACCGATGGTGTAGCCACAGATTGCGGTACAGCCGATATGACCGATTGGGGCCAGATAACCGATTATGGTGAAGTTACACTTGGTGATGTTGCACCATATGTGCCAAAAGATGGGAGTGGTAATGATATTGAATGCGCTAGGTACTATTTCTTCTACGTTAGTATAGATGCCTCTAAGACTTTCGGCTATCCAGAAGATGTTAATCGTGGTCCAACAATATCAGACCTATCATTATTCTTCACCTCAGATCCGTCAAAACGTTTACGGCACGGCAAGACATTTACGGGCGGTGAACTTCAGCCTCTCGACACACCTTGTCGGCAGAACGAAGACGCTGATTGCCCGTTGCCAGCCCCCTAAGTGTTTTGTAGTACTATTTTGCTAAATATTCGTAGGCTAGCTTAGAGAGATTCGCGATATGGGAGTTAGTGGTGTCGTCGTCGTTACCCTCGAGCATAATACAGATTACATAGTTGTTATTCTCTAAATAGACTATGCCACAGTCACTTTGGACTTGCATGTTAAAAACGCCAATCTTATGTGCGATTTCAATGCTTTTATCATCCACCCCAGCAACGATTCGATTGTCAAAGCTAGTTTTAGTAAGTAGCTCTAAGATTGCTTGAGAATCTCCTTTACTGTTGTAGCAGGCAAAGTATAGACATTTCAAGAACGAACTATACGATCTCGTTCCGATATCAATCGAACCGTCATTTGCCATACTAAGCTCGATATCGAGTGCACCAAGGGCTCGATCTTGGTCTTCTAAAATCGGGGTTGTTGTGTCGAGGATCGCACGGAGCGCGGTATTGTCTGAGTCTGTTAAGAGTATTTCAACCGCTTCACCCAAACTTAACATGTAGCCGGCACCTTTTTTGTAAAGTTCGCCATAGCCATCGTTTAGCCACTCTTGCTTGAGTTTGATTGTGTCACTAAGATTTACTTTACCCAATTCTTTGGCCTTATAAAGTTCCATAGCTACAGGAAGCTTTATTAAGGATGCGGCACGATACTTGACGTCAGGATTTACCCTTACAGATGTACCTGTAGGCAGGTATTCGAAATATAACGAGCCCGACAGACTATTGTCGGAAAAATATTGTCTAAAGCTTGACCTAAGGCTGCTAAAATTTATACGTTTATCATTCGGATTATCTAAGAATAGGCGCTTTGCGAGCAACCGATAACTTTGGGAGCTGGAGCTGTCTTGAATATCGTTAGAGCTGTTGACTGCATTGAATAGTATAATATTGCCAATGATCGAAACTATGAGTAAGAGGGTTATGGTAAATGATAGCTTGTTTAGCCGTCTCATGATGTAGGTTAAGTATCTCAGACATATAATCTCTCCACAAGCCCACTCGGAATCAATATATAATGCTAAAAGGGCACATAAATCGTATAATATATTCTATATGGATGGCGGGAAGAGAAAAGACGTAGGTAACGCGCTGCTTAAACGGCTTCAAGGCGTACAGGCTACTAATCGAGATATTGGTGAAATATGGCGCAGTCGCAATAACGTAAAAAACAAAGAGCTAGCGGAAGATGCTCAAAAAAAGCAAAAAGCTAAACAGATTCGACAAAAACGTCTTAAACAAACCGCTGCGCGTACAAAAAACATCTTAAAACCAAATAAACAAAAAGCCACAGTGGTTGCGACACTACTGGCCATAGTTATCTTTGCAAATACGCGCGGAACAAACAATATTGCGCAAGAAGTATCAAAGACGACAACTACAGTACTAGGCGATCAATCTAGTCAAGAAGATATACCAAAAGTAGACTCAAGTGATCTTGAGTTTCAACTACTTTATCCTAACGGTGACCCCAGCAACTATACCGTAAGAAAGATAAATCCGCCGAATACCGCAACTACTTACACGTATATCGTTAGCCTAGACAAGCAATCTGAAATATACGTAAGCCAACAACAGGTACCAGATAATTTTGACCTCGCTAAGGTAGCAACTGACTTTCAGGCCACTAATATTATTGAAGTCGATAGCGTAAAACTATATAGCGGAATATCCGAAAAACAGGGCATACAATCTGTAGTGTTTATTAAAGACAACACACTATTCTTAATTAAAAGCCCGACAAAGCTATCCGATGATGAATGGGTAAGTTTTTACCTAAGTCTCAGGTAGCCGTATATGGTTAGTACCATAAGGCTGTGCATTATCAAACTAGTTTAGATTGTCTCGAGGCACAACAGATGAGACAATGATGGTGGCTTAAAAAAAACCAATACCAAAAGCCAAAACAAAAACAAACAACAATATGCTAACTTCTCTCGTAGATCGCACCTACGCACGGTTGAGGGTTATGGTAATCATAGCTCTTGGCACGCTGTTGTTTGGCGTTGTTCTGCTAGTGTTAACCCGATCGGCCTCAGCCGCCACAAGTGCTGAACTAAATTTCCAAGCTCGACTGCAAAGTAACACTGGTGTATTAATCCCAGATGGAAATTATCATGTAGAATTCAAGCTTTATGATGCTGTATCTGGAGGCTCACTTCTTTGGACAGAGACCTACACCACCGGAAACTTGATTACAGTCAAGAATGGCTACTTAACGACTCAGCTAGGGTCGTTAACTGCTTTCCCGGGCACAATTGACTGGTCGCAAGAGCTTTGGCTGAGTGTGAATGTCGGCGGTAATGGCGGGGCAGCTAGCTGGGACGGCGAAATGTCGCCAAGACTAAAACTAACAGCAGTACCATATGCTTTCTCGGCCGGCTCAGTGCAAAGCAGTGTTGGGGCTCTGACTGGTGACGAATTAGTGCAACTAGCACCTAGCACTATTCAATCGATTGGCGATGCAGTCAGCGCGCTCAGAATAAACCAAACCGGCCTTGGTGGGCTACTGCAGTTACAAGGGGATGGGTCGGATGTATTTACCGTCAGCAAAAATGGCGAAACGACTATTGGTGGTGGACTAAAAGTTGGCAACAGTACGTCTACGATTGCTGGAACCATTCGATGGACGGGCGCCGATCTAGAAGTATATAGCGGCGCTGGTTGGGTTTCGTTAACTACGGGAAGTGGAGGAGGTGGCTCCACCGGAACCTCTGTAACCTATACTGCCGGGTTAAAAAATGCTCCGGCTAATACCACTGGTTTGGCTGTCGAGACATTGATCTTCACTTCGGCGACAGCTGTATCGAACACAGCTGGTGTGACAGGATTCACAGCTCCAGCAGACGGTAGTTTTCGAGCATGTTTGGTTAAAAACAATGCTAACGTAACCGGCGGCACCTTTACGATACGCTGGCGGGTAAATGGTGTATCTACTGGCTCTGGAGTCTGCCAGATGAGTACATCCAACAACCGCCAGAGATCTGAGCTTATAGATGGGGGCACGGTAACATTTAACGCCGGTGACACTATTGGCATAGCAGTCGATACCGTTGGTCTTGCTCCAACAACAGATGACTTCACAGTTTACTGGACCGTAGAATACAACAACTCAGCTACTAGTAGTTATTTCCAGAACGGTGGGAATGATTTCGGAGGCCTGGCAAGTTTAGGTACGAGCGCAGGGACTGGTGATGGCTTAAACATCATTACGGATGGGGCGACAAGATTGTCGATATCTGCAACTGGAGATACCACGTTCTACAATGGGCTAACTGCTAGCAATGGCTTAACCATCTCCTCCGGTGGTCTCGACCTTAACACTACAGGCCTAACCAACGCTGGCGCAGTTTCTGGTCTAACTAGCTTGAGCGGCTCTAGTGCATTAACTTTACAGAGTGGCGGAGCGGGAGACCTAACTCTAGACTCAGCTAGCGACGTGCTTATTCTATCTGACCCAACCCTACGTCGAATTGCCGCTGGTACTACCACAATAGATTTGTCCGACAATACCGCCGATACAACCCTATCCATCCAGAATAGCGACGGCACATATGTGGCTGGACTAAATGTAGAAGGTGGTATAACAGCCAGTAGCTTTAGTGGTGACGGGTCTGGATTGACAGATCTAAATGGTAACGAGATAACAAGCGGAACAATCGACGATGCTAGACTTAGTGCAAATGTAACTCTTCTTGGCAATACGTTTAATGGCACAAACCAACTAGTACAGTTGGATGGCTCGGGCAACCTACCAGGACTGGACGGATCCGCACTTACGAACCTGAGTGCAGCTAATCTGACTGGCGTCTTACCCGGACTAGATGGATCGGCATTAATAAATTTGAATGCGTCAAGCTTATCAAGTGGAACTGTATCAGACAGCTTATTAACTTCAAATGTCGCACTCCTCAACGGGACACAAACATTTACAGCAGAGCAAACATTTAATGGTGGCTTAGTGATTGGTGGTGGTGGGTCGGCAGTCGCGGGTACTATCAGATGGAATGGGGTTGATCTAGAACTCTACGACGGATCTAGCTGGGTATCATTAACCTCAGGTGGAGGTTCTGGGCCATTATCTGTAGCATTTATTCAAGCCTATGACACTACTGGTGGAACAGATTTAAATACTGGAACACCTACTGCAGTGCCTTGGGATAGTGAAACCAAGAAAGACACCGGATTTACACACAGCAACGTGACCAACAATACCCGCATCTATCTAGACGACCCGGGATGGTACAAAATAAGCTATAACATTAGTGGAGCAAACCAGTCTGCAAATCGAAACACAACTTTCTGTCAAGTTAGGATGAACGGCTCCACATATAATACGCCTAGTGGCTCTTATTCTTATGCTCGCAATACTACCGACGCCTACACTACAAACAGCTCGTCAGTATATATCCAGACTACTGCTGCAAACGAGTATTATGAAGTTCTGTGTTCTCAGGCCGGATCGTCCGGTGCGCAATACGCTGTCGCCGGTAGCTCGTGGACAATAGCAGAGCTAACCACAACACCTACAGGCGGTTCGGGTATTTCTTTCGATCAAGGTGGTAACTCTTTCGGAAGCGCGGGAGTATTAGGTACGACAGACACAAATGGCTTAAGTGTCATCACAGATGGGACTACTCGAGTAACAATTACTTCTTCCGGAGATACGACTTTCCTTGGCTCCGTAACCATCTCCTCCGGTGGTCTCGACCTTAACACTACAGGCCTAACCAACGCTGGCGCAGTTTCTGGTCTAACTAGCTTGAGTGGCTCTAGTGCATTAACTTTACAGAGTGGCGGAGCGGGAGACCTAACTCTAGACTCAGCTAGCGACGTGCTTATTCTATCTGACCCAACCCTACGTCGAATTGCCGCTGGTACTACCACAATAGATTTGTCCGACAATACCGCCGATACAACCCTATCCATCCAGAATAGCGACGGCACATATGTGGCTGGACTAAATGTAGAAGGTGGTATAACAGCCAGTAGCTTTAGTGGTGACGGGTCTGGATTGACAGATCTAAATGGTAACGAGATAACAAGCGGAACAATCGACGATGCTAGACTTAGTGCAAATGTAACTCTTCTTGGCAATACGTTTAATGGCACAAACCAACTAGTACAGTTGGATGGCTCGGGCTTAATCGTCGATTCTTTGCTTACAACCAATATTGCCAGACTAGACGGCACACAGTCGTTTAGTGGCACAAACACATATAATAGTGGCGGTATAGTACTAGGGCTTTCGACATTCTCGACTTTGGCAAGTTCCTCAAGAAGCATTGTTCTACCAGATGCAAGTGGCACGCTGTGTATTAGTGGTACTGCGGCATGTGGTTTTGTGCTGTTTGGCCAAAGTAGTGCACAGGTAGACTCTAGTACAGATAGATCGATATATATTAATAAAACAGGGGCTAGTGGTAATATACTTGAACTTCAGCGCAGTGGTACGGGGGTCTTTACGATTGCAAACTCTGGTGCAGTTAGTATTATGCTTACCGATACAGCGGCATTATCAGTTAATAATGCTGGTGGCACTCAGTATCTAGGAGTTGATACTTCTGGAGGAATAATAAATATTGGATCAAGTACAACCGATGCAACTTCGATACTGTTTGTTCTAGATAGCTACAATTCAGGTACGGACCCAAGTGGCTATGCAGGAGCAATGTACTATAACTCTAGCTTAGATAAGTTCCGTTGTTACGAAGGCGGCTCCTGGAAAGATTGCATTGGCACAAGGCAAGTTCGAAGTTTTGTCGATACTACTTCAGACGCCGCCGCAGATAATAACACGACCGACTATTGGGATACAGCGGCAGAGAATAATAATTCTTTTGCAAACCTAACACCAAGTTCAACAGCTAAGTCAATCACAGGTAGTGTTAGTTTTGAAACTCAGGAAACAGGCAGTACGGCAGATAGATCAATTGTGGCGAGGGTCGAGCGGGGCATTGGTTCTCCGCCTACATGTGGCAGTGGCACACCAGTCGGCACCATACTCAGTACCTTCACTACCAACAACAACGAGCAAGCATCTAATACCATGATCTTCCTTGACTCACCATCTACTACTTCGACTGTCTATTACACTCTGTGTGCAGATACAGCTACAAGTAGTGCAGCTAACATGACCATTAACCGGATTCGTATCACCCTTGAAGAGGCGAATAACACAAATTAATCATGAAAAACTTTACCTTTACCACACCAGTAACAAACCTAAATAATCTTACCAAGAACATATTATATATTGGTGCAGGATTAACCCAAAAGAACGTCGTAAAATACATTTCTACATCTGCTAGCATCAACTATAGTAGCAACTGGCTAAGCGGAATCATAAGCCGCGTCTATCGATACATTCAGCTCGCAGTTATCTATCAAAAAACTCTTGATGACCCATAGCTTTAGGGCTATCGATATTAATTTTCTCGTATGATATTGATTAAAAACTAAAAAAAATTTTTGTTTAACTGTATAATACCTCGGTGATAAGTATGAGGGTTATAGGTTAGTATGGTTATTTCTGTGATTAACCAAAAAGGGGGAGTAGGCAAAACGACTACGTCTATCAACCTCTCCGCAGAACTAGCCCGAAATGGCAAAAAAGTACTACTTGTAGATTTAGACCCACAAGGTAATGCTACGAGTGGGCTTGGTATTGGTATAGCCGAAAATTCTTTTGGAGTCGATAGTTTACTTAGTGGTGAGGCGGAGCTAGCTGGAGTTGCTCAAAAACTTGTAAATTTAGGTTTTGATCTAGTGCCTTCAGATGGTTCGCTAGCCGGACTAGATCTGCAGCTAGTTAACCACGAACACCGTGAACATATCTTGAGTAATGTACTAAAAGGCGCAAGCTACGACTATATTGTAATTGATTGTCCACCTTCGATGGGATTATTTTCGATTAATGCTTTGACGGCGAGTGATCAAGTAATAATTCCAGTTCAAGCGGAGTATTATGCGCTCGAGGGGTTGGGTCAACTTTTACAGCTTATTCAACGTGTCCAAGAAACAGCCAATCCCAATCTGAGAGTAATGGGGTTGTTGTTGACTATGTTTGATAAACGAACAAGTCTTTCGACGGATGTTAAGCAGCAACTCCAAAATCATTTTGCCGATCTCGTAATGCAGACTGTTATCCCACGGAATGTTCGTCTAGCCGAAGCACCAAGTTACGGATTACCGATTTATCAGTACGATAAGTGGTCAAAAGGCGCCAAAGCCTATAAACTGTTGGCTAAGGAGGTTACGCAACATGGCTAGGGGATTAGGCAAGGGAATTGATGCGATTTTACCTAACGATATAAATATCAACCGACTTGTGCCGGGTGTCGTAGTTCAAGAAATTGAAGTGACTTCTATAGTCCCAAACCCAGAACAGCCACGTCGTACAATATCTGAATTTGAATTGTCTGAACTAGCTCAATCAATCGCCGAACACGGAGTATTACAACCACTATTAGTAAGTAAAACAAGCAGCGGTTACCAGGTTATTGCTGGCGAACGTCGCCTAAGAGCCGCAACTCAAGCTGGCCTCAGTCGGGTACCATGTATAGTCAGAACACTCGATGACCTGCAAACACTCCAAGTGGCTCTAATTGAAAATATGCAACGCCAAGATCTGAGCCCACTCGAACAAGCGGTTTCCATAAAGCGTTTACACGATGACTTCGGACAGACATACGAGCAGGTAGCTAAAAGTCTCGGTAGGGCATACGCATCTGTTGCGAATACTGTACGCTTACTTAAACTGCCAGAAGAAATTCAGAATGCTCTTGCAAAAAAGCAGATTAGCGAAGGCCATGCCCGTAGTCTGCTTGCGCTTCAGGATACATCTGAGCAAATGATATTATTCAAGAACATTATCGAACACGGATGGTCTGTAAGACGTGCCGAACAGTACGTAGTCGAGGTCAAAGCTTCGGCAAAAATAGAGAATAAAAAAGTTGCTCAACGCCATACAAACTACCTTGAAGATGAATGGACTGCCAGCCTTACTAAGAAGTTGAATAGCCAAGTAGTGATCCAGCCTACAGCTAAGGGCGGATATATAAAAATTGAATACAAAAATGATGATGAGCTAAGTCGAATTAAATCACAACTCAGCCAACAGGAAACAAACGGACCGTGAGTTGAGTATTAGAAGCGATCGATTTGATCAAAAGGGTACATGCGCAAACTTAAAACCCCGACAATATCTTTTGAGCTCACTAGGCCAAACACTCGAGAATCTAGCGAGGCACTCGGTAATCGATTGTCGCCAATAACATAAATCGTGCCTGCTTCGACCACTTGATCTACATTGCCTTCGGTGTATTTGTAGAGATCTAAATTTTCCAGTTTGTCTGGGTTAAAACCATCGGGATTTTCCTGATTATAAACGGTAACTGTACCTTGGCTAACAACAACTCGGTCACCAGGTATACCGACGACTCGTTTTATGAGCTGTTTCCCAAGTTTATCGCTGTTAAAGATAACTATATCGCCACGACTTGGAATATAGTCGGTTTGGGTAATACGACTCCAGGTTTTGCCTGTTTTACTAACTATAAGCCTGTCGGCATTGTGGAGAGTTGGTTCCATGCTACTGCCTTCGACTTCGTAAGGTTGAAACACGAATGCATTAATCATTAGTGCCGTCAAGAAAGCGGCACCAAACAGCATTAGAGATGATAATAGACTTTTATGTTGCCGATAGAAGCCCTTCAGGCTCCATTCATTCGATGTAGTAGGCGTCTGTTCTGGTAAGTTCTGAACCGGTTTATTTTCTTCATCCATGGGTTCATATTGTATCGCTTTGCTGTCCAGAGCCAAAGCTTATTTTGTGTAAGCTTATATAAAATGGCGTGTTAAAATGTATTGGTGTTTAAATACAGAAAGCACAGTACTACAGAAGCCGACAATGCCCAACGAAGTTTGGATGGTTTTGCGCGATCTGGGAATAAGTATACGGAAGGCTTTAAGTACAATAATCGTCAGTCAAATTTGGATTTGTCTGGCAAGGTAGATGATGAGCAAAAGAAACAACATAGGACAGATGAACAGCAAGAAGCAAGTTTTCCAGGACTATCTGTAGCGTTTCAGCAAGGTAAGACAATGATTGATTTAGAAGGCATAGATGAGGCACCTCGGAAAAAACATAAAAAACGCCGACGTTTTGGCAAGCTTTTTAAACGACTAGCACTGGCATCGACAGTCATAGTTTTATCAACAGCGGGGTATCTAACCTACAAAGGCTTAAGCACTGTCCGCACA of the Candidatus Nomurabacteria bacterium genome contains:
- a CDS encoding serine hydrolase; the encoded protein is MRRLNKLSFTITLLLIVSIIGNIILFNAVNSSNDIQDSSSSQSYRLLAKRLFLDNPNDKRINFSSLRSSFRQYFSDNSLSGSLYFEYLPTGTSVRVNPDVKYRAASLIKLPVAMELYKAKELGKVNLSDTIKLKQEWLNDGYGELYKKGAGYMLSLGEAVEILLTDSDNTALRAILDTTTPILEDQDRALGALDIELSMANDGSIDIGTRSYSSFLKCLYFACYNSKGDSQAILELLTKTSFDNRIVAGVDDKSIEIAHKIGVFNMQVQSDCGIVYLENNNYVICIMLEGNDDDTTNSHIANLSKLAYEYLAK
- a CDS encoding ParB/RepB/Spo0J family partition protein, translated to MARGLGKGIDAILPNDININRLVPGVVVQEIEVTSIVPNPEQPRRTISEFELSELAQSIAEHGVLQPLLVSKTSSGYQVIAGERRLRAATQAGLSRVPCIVRTLDDLQTLQVALIENMQRQDLSPLEQAVSIKRLHDDFGQTYEQVAKSLGRAYASVANTVRLLKLPEEIQNALAKKQISEGHARSLLALQDTSEQMILFKNIIEHGWSVRRAEQYVVEVKASAKIENKKVAQRHTNYLEDEWTASLTKKLNSQVVIQPTAKGGYIKIEYKNDDELSRIKSQLSQQETNGP
- a CDS encoding ParA family protein; translation: MVISVINQKGGVGKTTTSINLSAELARNGKKVLLVDLDPQGNATSGLGIGIAENSFGVDSLLSGEAELAGVAQKLVNLGFDLVPSDGSLAGLDLQLVNHEHREHILSNVLKGASYDYIVIDCPPSMGLFSINALTASDQVIIPVQAEYYALEGLGQLLQLIQRVQETANPNLRVMGLLLTMFDKRTSLSTDVKQQLQNHFADLVMQTVIPRNVRLAEAPSYGLPIYQYDKWSKGAKAYKLLAKEVTQHG
- the lepB gene encoding signal peptidase I, producing the protein MDEENKPVQNLPEQTPTTSNEWSLKGFYRQHKSLLSSLMLFGAAFLTALMINAFVFQPYEVEGSSMEPTLHNADRLIVSKTGKTWSRITQTDYIPSRGDIVIFNSDKLGKQLIKRVVGIPGDRVVVSQGTVTVYNQENPDGFNPDKLENLDLYKYTEGNVDQVVEAGTIYVIGDNRLPSASLDSRVFGLVSSKDIVGVLSLRMYPFDQIDRF